GCTGCCGACGCATTTCGCCGAGAGCCTCAAGCAACTGGGCTTCGACGAGAAGCTCGGCGACGCGCTGGTGCTCGAAGAAAAGACCCCGATGTCGAAGGAGCAGCTGAAGAGCCGCGCCAAGGCGCACTCGAAGGTGATGCGCAAGGAGCATCGCGGCGAACGTCGCGGGCGCGGCGCGCAGGACGACAAGCCCCGCGCCAATGCACGGTCCGGTGGCGCGAAAGCGGGCAAACCCGGCGGCGTGAAGCCCAAGGGCGCGCCGAAGCGGTAAACCGTTGAAAACCCACCCCGGCGGAGGCCGGGGCCCAGTTGGGAAACGATCGTGGCGACGGGCATCGCTCCCTTACATCGACCTCACCAACTGGGCCCCGGCCTCCGCCGCGGACGCGCGGCTTTGGTCGACAGTCGTGGGTATGCGCGTTGACTGTCCTCCCGCATCATCTACCAGAGCGCGATGTCCATCCGCCTAGCCGTATTCGATTGCGACGGGACGCTCGTCGACAGCCAGGCGAACATCTGCGTCGCCTGCGAAACCGCATTCGAGGAGTCGGGCCTCGTCGCGCCGCCCCGCGCCGCCATCCGCCGCATCGTCGGGCTGAGCCTGGTTGAGGCGATGCGCGTCCTGACTCCGCAGGCGGACGACGACACGCACCGCCTGCTCGCTGAGCGCTACAAGGAATCGTTCCGCGCGATGCGCACGAGCGGCACGCTGATCGAGGAGCCGTTGTTCGACGGCATCGCCGACGTCCTGCGCAATCTGGTCGATGACGGCTGGCTGCTCGGGGTTGCGACCGGCAAGTCCGACCGCGGCCTCGCGCATATCCTCGATCAGCACGCGATCACCGGCCATTTCGTGACGCTGCAGACCGCCGACCGCCACCCGTCCAAGCCCGATCCGACGATGTTGCTCGCCGCGATGGCGGAGGCCGGCGCAAGCCCGCAGGATACCGCGATGATCGGCGACACGAGCTTCGACATGGCGATGGCCAAGGCAGCGGGCGCGCGCGCGGTGGGTGTCGCCTGGGGCTATCACGCCATCCACGAACTGTCCGACGCAGGCGCGGACGTCGTCGCCAGCGACGTCGCCGATCTGCCGCGGCTGGTAGCCCGTCCGTGACCGACAAGGCGCAGGGGCGCTGGCTGGCGCTGGTCGGCGTGCGCATCGCCGGCACCGCGGGCGCGATGCTCGGTCTCGTGCTGATCGCGCGCGCTTATGCCTGGCCGCAGAAAGCGCTCGGCGTCGCGATCGTGCTGTCGGCGCTGCTGCTGATCGCCGTGGTGCCAAGGGCGCTCGCGCACCGCTGGCGGACGCCCGAGGCATGAAGCGCTTCTGGACCGACGTCGCGATCGACGACGCCCGGGTGGTCACGCTCGACAGCAAGCCGGTGCGCACGCCCGGTCGCCGGCCACTCGCGCTCCCGACGGATGCGTTGGCGCAGGCCGTTGCCGAGGAATGGCGCGCGGTCGGCACCGACATCGATCCCAGGGCAATGCCGCTGACCGGCCTCGCCAACGCTGCTACCGATCCGATCGCGACCGATCCTGCCGCGTTCGCTGCAGGGCTCGCGCGCTATGCCGAGAGCGACCTGCTCTGCTATCGCTCCGAAGGCCCGCCGCCGCTGGTCGAGCGCCAGGCCGCGTCCTGGGATCCGCTGCTCGATTGGGCTGCGGCTCGCTATGACGTGCATTTCGCGGTGACGTCCGGCGTGATGCACGTCACGCAGCCGCCCGCGACCATCGCCAGGCTAAGCACGACCGTCGCGGCCTTCGATCCGTTCGCGCTCGCCGGGCTGTCCCCGGTCGTTACGCTCACCGGATCGGTGATCATCGCGTTGGCGCTGCTCGAACAGCGGATC
This sequence is a window from Sphingomonas ginsenosidivorax. Protein-coding genes within it:
- a CDS encoding ATP12 family chaperone protein, which codes for MKRFWTDVAIDDARVVTLDSKPVRTPGRRPLALPTDALAQAVAEEWRAVGTDIDPRAMPLTGLANAATDPIATDPAAFAAGLARYAESDLLCYRSEGPPPLVERQAASWDPLLDWAAARYDVHFAVTSGVMHVTQPPATIARLSTTVAAFDPFALAGLSPVVTLTGSVIIALALLEQRIDANTAWAAAGIDEDWSVEMWGEDWQAAQSRAAKRREFDFGVQFLGLLTPSP
- a CDS encoding HAD-IA family hydrolase gives rise to the protein MSIRLAVFDCDGTLVDSQANICVACETAFEESGLVAPPRAAIRRIVGLSLVEAMRVLTPQADDDTHRLLAERYKESFRAMRTSGTLIEEPLFDGIADVLRNLVDDGWLLGVATGKSDRGLAHILDQHAITGHFVTLQTADRHPSKPDPTMLLAAMAEAGASPQDTAMIGDTSFDMAMAKAAGARAVGVAWGYHAIHELSDAGADVVASDVADLPRLVARP